A genomic stretch from Empedobacter stercoris includes:
- a CDS encoding acyl-CoA desaturase, translating into MTAVIIIFIIHWYASLFFQTFFHHRYASHAMFTMSKTWEKIFHVLAWIFQGSSYLSPYTYGVMHRHHHAYADTEKDPHSPQYDPNFFAMMWRTRLVYNEIDHDKAQVLEKFKKGVPAWRSWDAFAGNNAVRLAWVIIYILIYMAVDAPLWTYFVFIPLQALMSPLHGVIINWFSHKLGYRNYDVGDTSTNLMPIDWLMWGECLHNNHHKFGGRPNFAVKKWEFDPMYPCIWAMNKLNIIQFKKGKLDTDYM; encoded by the coding sequence ATGACAGCAGTAATCATTATCTTCATCATACATTGGTATGCTTCTTTATTTTTCCAAACTTTTTTTCATCACAGATATGCTTCTCACGCAATGTTTACGATGTCTAAAACATGGGAAAAAATATTTCATGTTTTAGCTTGGATATTTCAAGGTTCATCTTATCTAAGTCCATATACTTACGGTGTTATGCATAGACATCACCACGCGTATGCCGACACAGAAAAAGATCCTCATTCACCACAATATGATCCTAACTTCTTTGCAATGATGTGGAGAACTCGACTTGTTTATAACGAAATTGATCATGATAAAGCACAAGTTTTAGAAAAGTTCAAAAAAGGGGTTCCAGCTTGGAGATCTTGGGATGCTTTCGCAGGAAATAATGCGGTGAGATTAGCTTGGGTAATTATTTACATTTTGATTTATATGGCAGTCGATGCACCGTTATGGACGTATTTTGTATTTATTCCACTACAAGCTTTGATGAGTCCATTACATGGTGTAATCATCAATTGGTTTTCACACAAATTAGGTTACCGTAATTACGATGTTGGAGACACTTCTACAAATTTAATGCCGATAGACTGGCTAATGTGGGGAGAATGTTTGCACAACAATCACCATAAATTTGGTGGACGTCCTAATTTCGCCGTTAAAAAATGGGAATTCGATCCGATGTATCCATGTATCTGGGCAATGAATAAACTAAATATTATTCAGTTCAAAAAAGGAAAATTAGACACCGATTATATGTAA
- a CDS encoding sensor histidine kinase, whose product MSKSTRALKNLLKKRILLFFFIVSGIINAQEVLTNYENQYNNTKLNSAERYEIAGKYAQALFFNHQKEKAFAILKENILASEKLKDGKHAAYLYCISAMNNRIENNSTTFKHDLQKAIYYSGRTNDYSTKGYVKYCEGWLNLRNNEDAKAVKNFIEALKFFDKSPETPVVLTRMTSVYNQLTGIYSRWDDYELQEKYSKLALEVAKKQDNPNLIFAAYMSIGYMYEQKFMQNNKNIYTRDLAEKYYSKAIDTYYKNKKEMITPTDLSFVAINLANLYLNFYPKTYQNKVVTYAELAKEIGIETDQANHVAAANGILADLALQKNDIQTAKNYLLQSVIKVNENAIPDKNILQSLYLSLSEIEVKEGNFKEALRFHKLYTSMYKEIYDNEQAQISKRLEAQFDKERQQQQMIRMQLETEKKEQQIQLMHSLGIQQKQELENTKLSENFQRKQLKLSRLEADKRSQELTISQQNLKLSNLENKNRKDELVNYIAELNFKNKLNNYYIFSIVVFIVLLALLLYALKQRNKHLKQREELHNLEIEQERQNSKISTLTALLDGQEQERTRLARDLHDGLGGLLSGTKIQLTHLNEKIDENSKIDMEKSIHQLDGAVDELRRVAHNLMPDLLLKYGLEEALKEYAIRMANEQLDIDVQFLRFTNSLNKENQLLVYRIIQELVNNAIKHAQAEQIIIQFVEDDTNYTVTVEDDGKGFDVNNTKLTQSAGLHNIQSRIQFLKGHLNIHSEIDLGTTIEFQFPKQ is encoded by the coding sequence TAATAACACAAAGCTAAACTCTGCTGAACGTTACGAAATTGCAGGAAAATATGCGCAAGCGTTATTCTTTAATCATCAGAAAGAAAAAGCATTTGCTATTCTCAAAGAAAATATTCTTGCTTCAGAAAAGCTAAAAGATGGTAAACATGCCGCTTATTTGTATTGTATTTCTGCAATGAATAATCGAATTGAAAATAATAGTACGACTTTTAAACATGATTTACAAAAAGCAATTTACTATAGTGGACGCACTAATGACTATTCAACAAAAGGTTATGTAAAATATTGTGAAGGTTGGCTAAATTTACGAAATAATGAAGATGCAAAAGCGGTTAAGAATTTTATTGAGGCATTAAAATTCTTTGATAAATCGCCAGAAACACCAGTTGTATTAACAAGAATGACATCGGTTTATAATCAATTGACGGGTATTTATTCACGTTGGGATGATTATGAATTACAAGAAAAATACAGCAAACTTGCTTTAGAAGTAGCGAAAAAACAAGATAATCCAAATCTCATTTTTGCTGCATACATGTCTATTGGTTATATGTACGAGCAAAAGTTTATGCAAAATAACAAAAATATCTATACCCGAGATTTAGCAGAAAAATATTACAGCAAAGCGATTGATACCTATTACAAGAATAAAAAAGAGATGATAACACCTACAGATTTATCTTTTGTAGCAATCAATTTAGCGAATCTTTACCTTAATTTTTATCCAAAAACCTATCAAAATAAAGTTGTAACCTATGCAGAATTAGCAAAAGAAATAGGAATTGAAACAGATCAAGCAAATCATGTTGCTGCTGCAAACGGAATTTTAGCTGATTTAGCTTTACAAAAAAATGACATTCAAACTGCTAAAAACTATCTATTGCAGTCTGTCATAAAAGTCAATGAAAATGCTATTCCCGACAAAAACATCTTACAATCGTTGTACCTAAGCTTATCCGAAATCGAAGTTAAAGAAGGAAATTTTAAAGAAGCACTGCGGTTCCATAAGCTCTACACATCGATGTACAAAGAAATCTATGACAACGAGCAAGCGCAAATCAGTAAACGTTTAGAAGCTCAATTTGATAAAGAGCGTCAGCAACAACAAATGATTCGCATGCAATTGGAAACAGAGAAAAAAGAGCAACAAATTCAATTGATGCATTCGTTAGGTATTCAGCAAAAACAAGAGTTAGAAAACACCAAGCTAAGCGAGAATTTCCAACGAAAACAATTAAAATTATCACGTTTAGAAGCGGACAAAAGGTCACAAGAATTAACCATTTCTCAACAAAATCTAAAACTATCTAACTTAGAGAATAAAAATCGTAAAGACGAATTGGTGAATTATATCGCAGAACTTAATTTCAAAAATAAATTAAATAACTATTACATCTTTTCGATTGTTGTTTTTATCGTCCTACTTGCTTTATTACTTTATGCACTAAAACAGCGAAATAAGCATTTAAAACAACGAGAAGAATTACATAATTTGGAGATTGAACAAGAACGACAAAATTCTAAGATTTCGACTTTAACAGCACTTCTCGATGGTCAAGAACAAGAACGTACTCGTCTTGCTCGTGATTTACATGACGGTTTGGGTGGTTTACTTTCGGGAACTAAAATTCAGTTAACTCATTTGAATGAAAAAATTGACGAAAACTCAAAAATAGACATGGAAAAATCTATTCATCAATTGGATGGAGCTGTCGATGAATTGCGCCGCGTTGCACATAATTTAATGCCCGATTTGTTACTGAAATATGGATTGGAAGAAGCTTTAAAAGAATATGCCATTCGTATGGCAAACGAACAATTGGATATTGATGTTCAATTTTTGAGATTTACCAATTCATTAAACAAAGAAAATCAATTATTGGTGTACCGAATTATTCAAGAGTTGGTGAACAATGCCATAAAACACGCTCAAGCCGAACAAATAATTATACAATTTGTCGAAGATGATACCAATTATACTGTAACGGTTGAAGATGATGGAAAAGGTTTTGATGTAAACAATACTAAACTCACACAATCAGCAGGTTTGCATAACATTCAATCCCGTATTCAGTTTTTAAAAGGACATTTAAATATACACTCAGAAATCGATTTAGGAACCACTATAGAGTTCCAATTTCCTAAACAATAA
- a CDS encoding response regulator transcription factor codes for MINIAITDDHPLLSEGLRNILSYQSNLQVVDCYTSAQQLQEALKSTEIDILLLDINLSDTNSIELIKPIKKKYPAMHIIMLSVHNEYAVINSCLEEGASGYIQKNASVDEILEGINSIFDGKKFLCSQTKNVLSKKEKDGLNTIPKLTRREKEIMIEAAQGLTTQQIAEKLFISTHTVDSHRKNLIEKFKTSNLSSAITTAIEYGLISKP; via the coding sequence ATGATTAATATAGCAATTACAGACGATCACCCTTTATTATCAGAAGGATTACGAAATATTTTAAGTTATCAATCTAATTTACAAGTTGTGGATTGTTACACTTCTGCTCAACAATTACAAGAAGCGTTAAAATCAACTGAAATTGATATTCTTTTATTAGACATCAATCTTTCGGATACCAATAGTATTGAATTGATAAAACCTATAAAGAAAAAATACCCCGCAATGCACATCATCATGTTAAGTGTACATAACGAATATGCGGTGATAAATAGTTGTTTGGAAGAAGGTGCTTCGGGATATATTCAGAAAAATGCTTCTGTTGATGAAATTTTAGAAGGAATCAACTCAATTTTTGATGGAAAGAAATTTCTTTGTTCACAAACAAAAAATGTATTGAGTAAAAAGGAAAAAGATGGGTTGAATACCATTCCGAAACTTACACGACGCGAAAAAGAAATTATGATTGAAGCAGCGCAAGGATTAACGACTCAACAAATTGCAGAAAAATTATTTATCAGTACGCATACAGTTGATAGTCATAGAAAAAACTTGATCGAAAAGTTCAAGACTTCTAACCTAAGTTCGGCAATTACCACTGCAATAGAATATGGTTTGATTTCAAAACCTTAA